ATAGGAGTTGAGCTTGTGGCAACTAAGGCTTACTTCCACAGGAGGTGGTGACTTCGGCGTTGATCACAGGACGTGATCGATTGTAGTCGAAGTTCCTAATTAATGACTTGCACTAAAGCATAAGAGCTTCTATGTAAGCACACTTCGCTTACGAAGAATCTCTTTAACGAAAAGCCAAGTTTTGTTTAGAAGTGAACGTAACTAAAGACGGCGACTCCCGGAGGATCAGCGACGAGCAATACTTCTTCGAACTGCTCCTAGCTGCGACGAGTAACCGCAGGAGCGACGAGCTGAAGATCCACTTAGGCGAAGAGTTATCGAGCCTAAGTTAGCTGAAGACAAGCCCTCGGGAATGCGTCCGTCTAAAGTGAAGTTCACGCTCATCATTCGGAATTTCCCACCTTATTTTGAGTTATGAAATTGATTCAACTAAAAGGAGACTATCAAAATGGAAAAGAAACAAATATTAACTGAACAGTTTTATGCTCGCCTGCTTCAATCGTATGATAAGAACTTAACACATTCAGGTGTTAATGGGGAAAGGTTAGCCTCGCGCTTAACTCAATTATCTCAAATTGGTCAAACAGCTGATAACGGTTCAAAACGAATGGGATTTTCAAAAGAAGAAAGACAGGCGAAATCATTAGTGAAAAGCTGGTTTCAAGAAGCTGGACTTAATGTTTACGAAGATGGTGCTGGAAATGTATTTGGACGTGTAAGCGGAAGAAATGAAGAAGCTCCAGCTATTTTGTCAGGTTCTCATGTAGATAGTGTACCAAATGGCGGTCATTTCGATGGACCCGTCGGTGTCCTTACAGCTTTAGAAGTAGCCCATGCATGGAAAGAAACAAATTATACACCAGAAAAACCATTCGAAGTTGTTATTTTTTCAGATGAAGAAGGTTCAAGATTTAAAGCTGGTTTTTCTGGCAGTGCTGCAGTTGTCGGTCAAGAAAGTTTAAAAGAAATGACGAAACTTGTTGATGTTTATGGACAATCCTTTGATGAAGTGATGGATCAAGCTGGACTATCAGTCGAAGGATTCTTGAACGCAAAGAGAGACTTAAGTAATATCCATTCATTTATCGAAGTACATATTGAGCAAGGAAAAATCCTAGAAAAGGAAAACCTTTCTGTTGGAGCAGTTACAGGAATTGCAGGTCC
The Bacillus shivajii DNA segment above includes these coding regions:
- a CDS encoding Zn-dependent hydrolase, which codes for MEKKQILTEQFYARLLQSYDKNLTHSGVNGERLASRLTQLSQIGQTADNGSKRMGFSKEERQAKSLVKSWFQEAGLNVYEDGAGNVFGRVSGRNEEAPAILSGSHVDSVPNGGHFDGPVGVLTALEVAHAWKETNYTPEKPFEVVIFSDEEGSRFKAGFSGSAAVVGQESLKEMTKLVDVYGQSFDEVMDQAGLSVEGFLNAKRDLSNIHSFIEVHIEQGKILEKENLSVGAVTGIAGPCWLEVVFHGEAGHAGNTPMTDRKDALVAASQFVYSIESIPKQISETAVATVGHLNVEPNGVNVIPKNVTLTVDIRDIHKDTRDEVVNRIKQLGMDVEKEHGLKVELNEKFRITPVPMNDYLREILVDSIEEHQETSFTLPSGAGHDAMILGEHVPISMLFVRSKNGISHNPKEWTELNDIVTATHVLKTYIERLMKDND